The Verrucomicrobiales bacterium sequence TGGTGATATCCTGCGACTGGATGTCTGCGGCGGTGGCGTTGTGGGTGGCGGCTTGGCTAGGGCCGTCGGTGTCGTCCCAAAGCGCCGCGAACTCCGTGTTGGCTCCATTCAGGTAACCTGACACGCAGCGCAGCCGCAGCCCCTGTCCGGTCCAGGAGTTGAACTGATCCTGATACTCATGCGACGACAGGCCATGGCGGGATACCCAGCCCACGCTGTGAGCCTGGAACGAGGAGCTGAGCAGGGCCAGCAAGGCCAGGAAGCGATAGGAAGCCAGGCGGCTGAGAACGACAAAGGGTTGCGTTGGAACGGTGATCATACCTCCTTCTACGCATTGGGAGGGAACATTCTTTCAGCCTGATGTGCTTCGGGGGTGGGGGAACGTCCGATACGGACCTCTCTGCATTTGTAGTGTGGGCCGTGCCGGCCCATCGGGGAACCCGTAGGGTTCAAAGAGACTAGCCGGGGCGTGGAGCGCAGCGACACCCCCGGTGTGTCGGCCCCCCAATAAACAGCACCCTGAAAGGCGTGCCACCCGTCGGCCAATGGGCTGACGAACTGATTAGGTTCCTTGAAGCGGTTGACGCAAGTCTCAGAAGCCAGTGGCATCGCTGCGCGATGCTCCGTACTTTTAACAGTTCCGGGGGTGCGAGCACCCCCGGCTAAATCTCTTTGAACCCTGCGGGTTCGGGCCTTGCCGCAAAGTCAGAAAAGCCGGCGTTGCCCAGCTTGTCTAGTACCCCATTTTTCGCGGCAAAGATGAGGTCGTGCCACCGCAGTCCATAGAGGGACATGCCCGCTTCGTTGGTTGCACGTCCTCCTCGGAGCCCCTGTGCCGCTATCGCCGCAGGTTCATCGGTCTCAGCGGTGCTTGATTGCTTCCGGGAGTCTTCTCGCCCTTGAAGGCGGATCGCAGCAGCCAATGCCGTTTGAGGCCTTGCACCAAGTTATCGGTGTCGACGATGAGTTGAGACACTTCCTTGACGATGTTGGTGTTCTGATCCACCTGCGCGCGGAGATTGCCAGTGATCTTGGCCAGGTTGTCGAGAGCCTCATCAAGGCTGGTGGCCACCTCGGTCAGCTGGAGGTTGGCGTTGGTGAGGGTGCTGTTGGCGGACAGGAGCGTGGTGTTGGCGTTGGTGAGGGTTTCGCTGAGCTGGCGATTGACGTTGGTGGGAATCAACCATTCACCCAGGGAGCCTTGGGGATGCTTGAGGTGATCGCTGATGATCGTCAGGTTGGCAACGATGGGTTTGGCGTCGGACAGAAGCCCATTCAGCCGATCTGTTGCATCGGCGGTGTTGGCCATGACGCGAGTCAGCAGATTCGTAAGGGCCAGAACATGTGGCAGGGCATCCTTCGCTTGCTGGACGATGGCATCCATCTGACTCGCCAGCTCCGGGGGTTCCTCCGCCGGCACGTAATACTGGGCTTTTTTGTCGTTCTTAGGGAAGGGCTTGTAGGACTTGGCGGTCGGGTCCCACATTTCGTCGATCCCCTTGCCATCCTTGGAGACATAGGTGGCGTAGACCTTGCCATGCTTGCCCGAGGCATCACCCTTGATGACTTCGAGGTAGCGGTTTCCCAGCAGCCCGGCCGACTTCACTTTCACAACGGAATCGCTCCAGACATAGCCGTGATATTCCCCTAAAACCACAAACGAGACATAAACGTCATACTCGTTTCCGGGCGGCATAGCCGTCACCGCGGTGATCTCGCCGGCATCGAAACCCATGAGTTTTACCTTGTCTCCCACCTGAATGCCGCTGCCGCTGCGTAGGTAAGTGTAGTAGGGAGCCTTGAGCACGAACCATCCCTTGCGCTTGGCGGTTTCGCGCAAGTAGAGAAAGAGTCCGATGACCATCATCAGGGTGGCGGCCATGATGAATATCCCGACAATCCGTTCGAATCGGTTGAGCCGGGTTCGCAGCTGGGGAGTTAGATCTTGGATGGGCATGGCAGTGGGGAAAGTCAGCGGGGGTCGGCCTGGGGCGAGGAAGGGGTTGCCAGCGTGTTGATGATCTGGTCGGCGGGGAGGCCCGGATCCAAAATCTCGAGTTGCCCCTCCCGTAGCACGGCATAGTTGCGGCCGGGGGCAATCCACGGGCGAAAATCGTCACAGGTCACCACCGTCGTCATGGGGCGGTAGCTGATCAAGGGATGTCCTTCGGCCAATTCGGCCACGGTTTGGAGCCACCAGCGCGCATGTTGGGGGTCCAGTCCTGACAGCGGACTGTCCAGCAGCAGGATCTCCGGTTCGAGAATGCATGCGCGCGCCAAACCCGCTCGCTGGGCCCAGTTGCGGCTGATGTTGCCGCTAAACTCGGTGGCCCAGTCATTGAGCTCCATCGCTTTCAGCCAGGCTGAGAGCCGCTTGGCAACGTCCTGGTCGGTGGCGTTGTGATGGTAGCGCAGCGGCAGGGAAATGTTGTCCGCCACGTTCAAATGCCGGAGCAGCAGCCCGCCGTCATGAACCAATCCGATTCTCAAGCGATCGGGAAGATCGGTTTCCACCTGGTTTTGATGCAGCACGCGCCCGAACAGCCGTATCTCCCCACGAAGCGGAGCCAACGCACCTGCCGCTGTGGTTAAGAAATTCGTTTTTCCGCTGCTCAGCAACCCACCGATCACCCAGAACTCCCGCGGATGAAGCTGCCAATGAACGCTCTGGATTTGCGGGGAGCCGGGGTAGCGGGTCGAAGGTATATCGACAGCCCGCAGGTCCAACAGCGGTTCGCGCTTGGGGGTGAACTGGTCGGAGAGGCTCATCACAGCAGCAGGTAGATGATGAGGAACAAGGCGTCGGCCATGACACACAGCACCACGCTCTGGGTGATGGCGCGGATGGTCGCCTTGGAGACGTCCTCGATGTGCAGCGGCTGAGCTAGTCCATGGTAGCAGGTCACCAGGGCAATCAGCACTCCCATGCCGGTGGATTTCAGGCCCAGGGCTACAAAATCTAAGGGGTGCAGCGCGCCGGCCAACTGGTTAAAGTAGTCGGAGGGCAGAATCGGCACGTTCTGGACGAAGGCCCACAGATAGCCGGCTAGCAAGGCAACCACGATCATATAGACCGTGAGACAAAACACTCCGAGGGCCATGCCAATGATGCGAGGAACCACGAAATAGTGGATCGGATCGATCCCGATCAGTTCCAGCGCTTCGACCTCGCGAGAGGCTCGGGCGGTGCCGAGTTCGATGACGGTGCCGGTTCCGGCGCGGGCCAATACGATCAACGCGGCCAGCAGGGGGCCCAGT is a genomic window containing:
- a CDS encoding ABC transporter permease; translated protein: MSYTRWVGSRLIRALTSLRGVVSFGLITCGVLITKGRTASNVIYPLIWQQVMRSGVALLPMVLFLAVALGLVVIGQTVSLATQVGARQYLGMVMVTVVVRELGPLLAALIVLARAGTGTVIELGTARASREVEALELIGIDPIHYFVVPRIIGMALGVFCLTVYMIVVALLAGYLWAFVQNVPILPSDYFNQLAGALHPLDFVALGLKSTGMGVLIALVTCYHGLAQPLHIEDVSKATIRAITQSVVLCVMADALFLIIYLLL
- a CDS encoding ATP-binding cassette domain-containing protein, with protein sequence MSLSDQFTPKREPLLDLRAVDIPSTRYPGSPQIQSVHWQLHPREFWVIGGLLSSGKTNFLTTAAGALAPLRGEIRLFGRVLHQNQVETDLPDRLRIGLVHDGGLLLRHLNVADNISLPLRYHHNATDQDVAKRLSAWLKAMELNDWATEFSGNISRNWAQRAGLARACILEPEILLLDSPLSGLDPQHARWWLQTVAELAEGHPLISYRPMTTVVTCDDFRPWIAPGRNYAVLREGQLEILDPGLPADQIINTLATPSSPQADPR
- a CDS encoding MCE family protein; translation: MPIQDLTPQLRTRLNRFERIVGIFIMAATLMMVIGLFLYLRETAKRKGWFVLKAPYYTYLRSGSGIQVGDKVKLMGFDAGEITAVTAMPPGNEYDVYVSFVVLGEYHGYVWSDSVVKVKSAGLLGNRYLEVIKGDASGKHGKVYATYVSKDGKGIDEMWDPTAKSYKPFPKNDKKAQYYVPAEEPPELASQMDAIVQQAKDALPHVLALTNLLTRVMANTADATDRLNGLLSDAKPIVANLTIISDHLKHPQGSLGEWLIPTNVNRQLSETLTNANTTLLSANSTLTNANLQLTEVATSLDEALDNLAKITGNLRAQVDQNTNIVKEVSQLIVDTDNLVQGLKRHWLLRSAFKGEKTPGSNQAPLRPMNLRR